A section of the Stegostoma tigrinum isolate sSteTig4 unplaced genomic scaffold, sSteTig4.hap1 scaffold_270, whole genome shotgun sequence genome encodes:
- the scyl1 gene encoding N-terminal kinase-like protein: MWRLGCLIWEVFNGPLQRSSSLRSLGKIPKSLVPHYCELVGANPKARPNPAKFLQNCRGPNGFMSNRFIETNLFLEEIQIKEPMERQNFFLELSSQLDTYPDNFCKHKILPQLLTAFEFGNAGAVILTPLFKVGKLLSVEEYQQKIIPVVVKMFSSTDRAMRIRLLQQMEQFIQYLNEATVNAQIFPHVVQGFMDTNPAIREQTVKSMLLLAPKLSDSNLNVELMKHFARLQAKDDQGPIRCNTTVCLGKISSYLNAGTRHRILISAFSRATKDPFAPSRAAGVLGFAATHSYYSVSDCACKILQVLCPLMVDPDKNVRDQAFKAVRSFLAKLETVSEDPSKLPEVEKDINSASSSPTGALMTGSWAGWAVTGVSTLTSKLIRGNPAAGGQPAAGQVPGDKPETREEAGDGPSTTAVTPAAPAPCEEPADEEDAADKWDDEDWGSLESISASGNKDPSRVASDWDTAGWGVSDSWELKAAQDQGPAETDSWTSEWGNELMLSQSKTLKVRASASRQEVRLASEYNWDGTSGLSKDEDLFATLSQPSAPSQKNEDTWNVDPTAGWDTEENWESIEAEPGLSKSDLARKKREERKREIEAKRAERKAAKGPLKLGGRKVD, from the exons ATGTGGCGCCTGGGCTGCCTGATCTGGGAAGTTTTCAATGGACCGCTGCAGAGATCCTCCTCCCTCCGCTCCCTCGGAAAG ATTCCCAAGTCCCTGGTTCCTCATTACTGCGAGCTGGTCGGAGCCAATCCTAAAGCCAGGCCGAACCCGGCCAAGTTTCTGCAGAACTGCCGGGGCCCCAATGGTTTCATGAGCAATAGGTTCATAGAGACCAACCTCTTCCTGGAGGAGATTCAG ATTAAGGAGCCCATGGAACGCCAGAACTTCTTCCTGGAGCTGAGCTCGCAGCTCGACACTTACCCCGATAACTTCTGCAAGCACAAGATCCTGCCGCAGCTGCTGACAGCATTTGAGTTCGGCAACGCTGGCGCCGTTATCCTCACCCCACTCTTCAAA GTGGGGAAGTTGCTCAGCGTGGAGGAGTACCAGCAGAAGATTATCCCCGTTGTAGTGAAGATGTTCTCCTCGACAGACCGAGCCATGAGGATCCGCCTGCTCCAGCAG ATGGAACAGTTTATTCAGTACCTGAACGAAGCGACAGTAAACGCCCAGATCTTCCCCCACGTCGTCCAGGGCTTCATGGATACGAATCCCGCCATAAGGGAGCAGACAGTCAAG TCGATGCTGCTGCTGGCCCCGAAGCTCAGTGACAGTAACCtgaacgtcgagctgatgaaacACTTTGCACGGCTGCAGGCGAAGGATGATCAGGGGCCTATTCGCTGCAACACCACAGTCTGCCTGGGGAAGATCTCCTCTTATCTCAATGCTGGT ACCAGGCACAGGATCCTCATCTCCGCTTTCTCCCGAGCAACAAAGGATCCGTTTGCTCCCTCCAGGGCAGCTGGTGTCCTGGGCTTTGCTGCCACACACAGTTACTATTCGGTCAGCGACTGTGCCTGTAAAATCCTGCAGGTGCTTTGTCCATTGATGGTGGATCCTGACAAGAATGTCCGCGATCAG GCCTTTAAAGCAGTGCGGAGCTTCCTGGCAAAGCTGGAAACGGTCTCGGAAGATCCGTCCAAACTCCCGGAAGTGG AGAAAGATATCAACTCTGCTTCGTCAAGTCCCACAGGTGCCCTGATGACTGGCAGTTGGGCAGGCTGGGCTGTCACGGGGGTGTCCACTCTCACTTCGAAGTTAATCCGAGGAAATCCAGCAGCTGGAGGGCAGCCAGCTGCAGGACAGGTCCCAGGAGACAAGCCGGAGACGAGAGAAG AGGCGGGTGACGGACCGAGTACCACGGCCGTCACCCCCGCAGCACCGGCCCCCTGCGAAGAGCCAGCCGACGAGGAGGATGCGGCAGACAAGTGGGATGACGAAGACTGGGGTAGCCTCGAG AGCATCTCTGCCAGCGGCAACAAGGATCCCAGTCGCGTGGCTTCCGACTGGGACACTGCGGGCTGGGGTGTGAGCGACAGCTGGGAACTGAAAGCGGCCCAGGATCAGGGTCCTGCGGAAACAGACAGCTGGACCAGCGAGTGGGGCAATGAGCTGATGCTGAGTCAGAGCAAGACCCTGAAGGTCAGGGCCTCGGCAAGTCGGCAGGAGGTGCGGTTGGCGAGTGAGTACAACTGGGACGGGACGAGTGGCCTGAGCAAAGACGAGGACCTGTTTGCGACGCTCAGTCAGCCATCTGCACCAAGCCAG AAAAACGAGGATACTTGGAATGTGGATCCCACAGCTGGCTGGGACACTGAAGAAAACTGGGAGTCAATCGAAGCTGAACCAG GACTAAGCAAATCAGATCTCGCCAGGAAGAAGCGGGAGGAGCGGAAGAGAGAAATAGAGGCAAAGAGAGCAGAGAGAAAAGCTGCCAAAGGACCATTGAAGCTTGGTGGCCGAAAAGTTGACTGA